A window of Gossypium hirsutum isolate 1008001.06 chromosome D13, Gossypium_hirsutum_v2.1, whole genome shotgun sequence genomic DNA:
AACTCCTAATAGCTCGTGTTAATTTCAGACAAGATCACCTAGCAAAGCCGCCAGCATGTTTTCCGGGACACAAGAAAAATGTGCTACTTGTGGCAAAACTGCTTATCCACTCGAGAAGGTAGCTTTTGAGATCCATTAAATCATTATATGAGAAATCTATATATTTTCTGCAATTGCCGGACTCCAATTTTCTGGTTATCTATATGCCCTCTTCTAAACCCAACTCTTACTCCTAATTGGTCCGTGTGGCCCTGCCACATTCATCTGACCCTTTACGATCTTTACTTCTTGGTTTGCTCTTTCTTTTTGATAAAATAAGGTGTAGTGTAAATCCTATAATAGTTCAAAGATGCAAGAGTGGCTCGGCTCAGTTTTCCTTCTACCGTATGCTTTATCTCATTGCTGCTAGGTTTAGGGTCGTAAAGGGAAACTCTTCACGAAGGAGAGTTATAATTAGATTTAGAGTTGTCCAAGTTCCATTTGAAATAACAATTGCTCGTGTAAAATGAGCAAAATGAGCATCGTCTTCAAGTTAGAAGTGATCCTTTGCTTCTCTAAATATTCTAACATTCTTGGAACTCGAAAGAATTTTGAGCTTGACAAAGGAGTACATTCCTTGTTGAAGTTCGTTGCTCCGATGCTTTATTTTTCCTGACATATCCATGTCCGGCACATTTCCAGAAACAGTTGTGGAGACACATACATCGTTTTGCAATGCTTCAAGgcacatgcatacatatatatcttTGTAACAGTGTAAATGCCCTCGAGCTTGTAGTAAAATGCGATGTTTTCTTTTGTTCGAAAATTTGACAGGTAACAGTGGAAGGACAGTCGTACCACAAGTCATGTTTCAAATGCTCTCATGGTGGCTGCCCTATAACTCCATCAAATTATGCAGCACTTGAAGGCATTTTGTATTGTAAACATCACTTCTCCCAACtttttaaggagaaaggaagctACAACCACCTTATCAAGTCTGCATCGATTAAGCGCGCAGCTGCCTCCGTTCCAGAAGCTTAAATCCGTGTGTTAATATCCATATCATTTCGAGTTTTTCCTTCTTTCCTCGTGATTGCCGGTGTgtttgatttatgtttatgtgagAACCGAAACAAAGACAAAACAAAGAACTGGGTTCAGACATATATTTCGGGTTTGCTGGTTCATCAGCGTATATGTATGTTATGATGTTTGATTGATGTATGGGATTGGGATCATTCTGCATCCCCCAAGTTGTAAAAACGACCATTCCACAATGTTGAATGAATCTATATTCATGAAATTTGCTGAACAATAAGTCATTACTGTGTTGTAGTGATCGCATCATGCATGCATACATAACTACCAGCATAGAAAAACACTATGGTAAGGCATTAAACAAAATGTTAAACTTAGTGACCTTTTTTTCCCCATTAAATCAATATAAGACCAAACCTACAAACTTTGTCCGaaagaataaaaaacataaaaatggcTAACTTATTGAAactttctagttttttttttttttactaatactGCAGCCAATTCCGATACAGAAGAAAAAAACCAGTTTCCCAGGCTTTCAGGgggataaaaaaaattgaatctaaAATGGCCCGAACTTTGACTATTTCGATGTTGTCACTGTCCTTGCAATAAAGGAAACAAAATATACGACCGATGATACAATGATCACACGTATCGTGTCCACAAGATGACGTCTCATTTGCTTCGTTTCTTGGCTTCACTGTAAAGTATAACTCCAAAGACTGTGAGTGTATAACCAAGCATACCGGTAACAGACACCgggtttctaaaaattaaaattgaaaccaCCACAGCTACGGCTCCTTTTGCGTTTCCTAGAACCTGCAAGTGCAAATATCTCAGTATCTCCAAAGGCTTAGACTAATGTGATCGTTCCCTTTGCTAAGTTTATAATGAACCAACAATTATCGCAACCGTGCAGGTTTCCATATACTACCAAAAGACAGGTAGAAGTACTCATGACTTTAATGTCACATACCACATACTCTCTTCACATGTTTTCTCACAAAAGGAAACAAGATAAATGTGTAGCATATTCCTAAAAGCCTAAAAACCGGGGGAAAAAGACGTAGGGAAAATCCGGAAACAAGGATCACGCATATCATACCTGCAAAGTGAGGGCGCTGGTGTGTTTCGTGACCAAAAAGTTGGTCAGGTTCACAAAATATGCTAGTGCTGAATTGAATAAGAGATACCAAATGATCTTGACGTCATCTCGAGCAAGGGCGAGGGTAATACCAACCACGTTTTCTTCCATAAAGAGCGTTGCAGGAAGTAGAAATACAACGGCTATTGGAGCCATGTAAAGGAGGAGGTTCATGGAATTCAGTTTCTCTCTAAAATAAAGTCAGGAGAATTTGTTAGTAACCGTTTCTAAGTCCGACCATGGTACAAAAGCAAAGAAGTAAAGAATTCTCACCCTTCAGAAGAAAGCAAAATTCCTTGTAAAACCGATTTGAGAGCTCTTGCAGCTGTAGCTGAAATGCACATGATAAAACCGAATAGATGGAAACTCGGTTCACCCTGTCATCGAAAAAAACAAGTAATGTGAAAAAAGcatagaaaaagttttaaatatataaagataCAAAGAACAAATTCAAAGGTTTTGAATCAAACATAGGGGCAAAACACCGGACAGAACACTTCTAAATGCCACAACCAAAACATCAACAATTCAATGTGTTAATCATCCATTTGAAACCAAAAAAGAGAAGATAATCGATGAATGCAATCGTTCAACTAATACTTCGATTCAATGTTTTTCAGCAACCGAATTGAGCTTAAAGCAAATACTTCGATTCATAATTCTAACTACGACGCACCGTAATCCTTCCTTCGACTAATAATGGATTCTTTAGGCTACCATGAAGCTCATGATAAGAATCCATTTCTCTACAACTAATCACATCAAAATAATCAGAGGAGAATTCCCTCtaaattatcacttaaaaatcatataaaaccaacataattcaataaaataaagcaaatccttcaaaaattttcattcaaacgAATTCCCACATTACCATCTCCATTATTAACCAATAAAAAAAAACAGACAAAATTTAGCAGACAAAGCAACACAAATTTCAAGAAAACAAAGCTAAACCCATTTCaaattaacaaagaaaaaaaaagataagaaattcattaactaattaaaaaaattaaagccaAAAATGCATACCCCACTGGCAATGATAACCCCAGTAACAACGGGAATAAGGGTAATATACGTAAGCCAAGCCTCCCTCTTCAATGTCATCAAGTAAGCGAAAACCGCTGTGAAGAACGGCGTCGTGGCCCCAACGGCTTGATTGAAACTGACCGGCAGGTACCT
This region includes:
- the LOC107919795 gene encoding probable sugar phosphate/phosphate translocator At3g11320; amino-acid sequence: MKTNSKLFTFGLVTSWYSSNIGVLLLNKYLLSNYGFKYPIFLTMCHMTACSLLSYIAIAWMKMVPMQTIRSKVQFLKISALSLVFCVSVVFGNISLRYLPVSFNQAVGATTPFFTAVFAYLMTLKREAWLTYITLIPVVTGVIIASGGEPSFHLFGFIMCISATAARALKSVLQGILLSSEGEKLNSMNLLLYMAPIAVVFLLPATLFMEENVVGITLALARDDVKIIWYLLFNSALAYFVNLTNFLVTKHTSALTLQVLGNAKGAVAVVVSILIFRNPVSVTGMLGYTLTVFGVILYSEAKKRSK
- the LOC107919796 gene encoding LIM domain-containing protein WLIM2b, translated to MSFTGTQQKCKACEKTVYPVELLSADGIPYHKSCFKCSHCKGTLKLGNYSSMEGVVYCKPHFEQLFKESGNFNKNFQSPARSAEKLTPELTRSPSKAASMFSGTQEKCATCGKTAYPLEKVTVEGQSYHKSCFKCSHGGCPITPSNYAALEGILYCKHHFSQLFKEKGSYNHLIKSASIKRAAASVPEA